From one Solea solea chromosome 15, fSolSol10.1, whole genome shotgun sequence genomic stretch:
- the hspa12a gene encoding heat shock 70 kDa protein 12A isoform X2, with protein MNERKAAPEDVISDAMANPSPAKSMGDPGITPLSPSHTQNDTEQVQTQQSFVVVVAIDFGTTSSGYAYAFTKEPECIHTMRRWEGGDPGVSNQKTPTTILLTPDRKFHSFGYAARDFYHDLDPSESKHWLYLEKFKMKLHTTANLSIDTDLHAANGKRVKALDIFAYALAFFKEQALKELSDQTGGDFDNNDVRWVITVPAIWKMPAKQFMREAAYKSGLVSRENPEQLIIALEPEAASIYCRKLRLHQMVDLGTQNTQNGFSPTENAGSATSQAKEHVRRNRQSRTFLVENVVGELWSELEEGDRYVVVDCGGGTVDLTVHQIRLPEGHLKELYKASGGPYGSIGIDYEFEKLLCKIFGQDFIDTFKIKRPAAWVDLMIAFESRKRAAAPERTNPLNINLPFSFIDYYKKFRGHSVEHALRKSNVDFVKWSSQGMLRMSPDAMNSLFKPTIDHIIQHLTELFDKPEVSDIKFLFLVGGFAESPLLQQAVQNMLQGRSRIIIPHDVGLTILKGAVLFGLDPSVIKVRRSPLTYGVGVLNRFVEGKHPPEKLLVKDGTRWCTDVFDTFIAADQSVSLGEKVKRSYTPAKPSQQVIVIHVYCSEKESVGFISESGVRKCGTLRLDVSGTESTAPRREIQTLMQFGDTEIRAMAVDVSTGRTVKASIDFLSH; from the exons ATGAACGAGAGAAAAGCGGCGCCAGAGGACGTGATATCAG ATGCCATGGCAAATCCTTCTCCAGCGAAGAGCATGGGTGACCCTGGGATCACTCCACTgtctccctcacacactcag aATGACACCGAGCAGGTGCAGACGCAGCAGTCCTTTGTGGTGGTCGTGGCCATTGACTTTGGAACCACGTCCAGCGGCTACGCCTACGCCTTCACTAAAGAGCCAGAGTGCATTCACACCATGAG GCGCTGGGAGGGTGGAGACCCTGGTGTGTCCAATCAGAAGACCCCAACCACCATCCTGCTGACTCCAGACAGGAAGTTCCACAGTTTTGGTTATGCAGCTCGTGACTTCTACCACGACCTCGACCCGAGCGAGTCCAAACACTGGCTCTACCTGGAAAAATTCAAAATGAAGCTCCACACCACTGCA AACCTGTCCATCGACACAGATCTTCACGCAGCCAATGGGAAGCGAGTGAAAGCTCTGGATATCTTTGCATATGCACTGGCCTTCTTTAAGGAGCAAGCACTCAAG GAGCTGAGTGATCAGACGGGCGGTGACTTTGATAACAACGATGTCAGATGGGTGATCACAGTTCCTGCCATCTGGAAAATGCCTGCCAAGCAGTTCATGAGGGAAGCTGCTTACAAG TCTGGTCTGGTGTCTCGTGAAAACCCAGAGCAGCTGATCATCGCCTTAGAACCAGAGGCAGCGTCAATCTACTGCCGCAAGCTCCGCCTCCACCAGATGGTGGACCTTGGCACCCAGAACACCCAGAACGGCTTCAGCCCCACTGAAAACGCAGGGAGTGCAACGAGCCAAG CTAAGGAGCATGTTCGGCGCAACCGGCAGAGCCGCACGTTTTTGGTGGAAAATGTCGTAGGAGAGCTTTGGTCGGAGCTGGAAGAAG GTGACCGTTACGTTGTGGTGGACTGTGGTGGAGGAACTGTGGACCTGACTGTTCATCAGATCCGTCTTCCAGAGGGACATTTAAAGGAGCTCTACAAGGCCTCGG GCGGCCCCTACGGCTCCATCGGGATCGACTATGAGTTTGAGAAGCTGCTGTGTAAGATCTTTGGTCAGGATTTCATCGACACATTTAAGATCAAGCGGCCGGCCGCCTGGGTGGACCTGATGATCGCGTTTGAGTCACGGAAGAGAGCGGCAGCCCCCGAACGCACCAACCCCCTCAATATAAACCTGCCGTTCTCCTTCATCGACTACTATAAGAAGTTTCGGGGCCACAGTGTGGAGCACGCCCTGCGCAAGAGCAA TGTGGATTTTGTCAAATGGTCGTCTCAGGGAATGCTGAGGATGAGTCCAGATGCCATGAATTCCCTCTTCAAGCCTACGATAGATCACATCATCCAACATCTGA CCGAGCTCTTCGATAAGCCAGAGGTCAGCGACATTAAGTTCCTCTTCTTAGTGGGAGGTTTTGCTGAGTCACCTTTGCTTCAGCAAGCCGTGCAGAACATGCTCCAGGGCCGCAGCCGCATCATCATTCCCCACGACGTCGGCCTCACCATCCTGAAAGGTGCCGTGCTGTTCGGCCTGGACCCCAGCGTCATCAAAGTCCGCCGCTCGCCGCTCACGTACGGCGTGGGCGTCCTCAATCGCTTCGTGGAGGGCAAACACCCGCCGGAGAAGCTGCTGGTGAAGGACGGCACTCGGTGGTGCACCGACGTTTTCGACACCTTCATCGCCGCTGACCAGTCGGTGTCACTGGGTGAGAAGGTGAAGCGGAGCTACACCCCGGCCAAGCCCTCGCAGCAGGTCATCGTCATCCACGTCTACTGCTCGGAGAAGGAGAGCGTGGGCTTCATCAGCGAGTCTGGAGTCAGGAAGTGTGGGACACTTCGTCTGGACGTCAGCGGAACGGAGAGCACGGCGCCGCGCCGCGAGATCCAGACGCTCATGCAGTTTGGTGACACGGAGATCCGAGCCATGGCCGTGGACGTGTCGACCGGACGCACCGTCAAAGCTAGCATTGACTTCCTGAGCCACTAA
- the hspa12a gene encoding heat shock 70 kDa protein 12A isoform X1 encodes MNERKAAPEDVISDAMANPSPAKSMGDPGITPLSPSHTQNDTEQVQTQQSFVVVVAIDFGTTSSGYAYAFTKEPECIHTMRRWEGGDPGVSNQKTPTTILLTPDRKFHSFGYAARDFYHDLDPSESKHWLYLEKFKMKLHTTANLSIDTDLHAANGKRVKALDIFAYALAFFKEQALKELSDQTGGDFDNNDVRWVITVPAIWKMPAKQFMREAAYKSGLVSRENPEQLIIALEPEAASIYCRKLRLHQMVDLGTQNTQNGFSPTENAGSATSQAAKEHVRRNRQSRTFLVENVVGELWSELEEGDRYVVVDCGGGTVDLTVHQIRLPEGHLKELYKASGGPYGSIGIDYEFEKLLCKIFGQDFIDTFKIKRPAAWVDLMIAFESRKRAAAPERTNPLNINLPFSFIDYYKKFRGHSVEHALRKSNVDFVKWSSQGMLRMSPDAMNSLFKPTIDHIIQHLTELFDKPEVSDIKFLFLVGGFAESPLLQQAVQNMLQGRSRIIIPHDVGLTILKGAVLFGLDPSVIKVRRSPLTYGVGVLNRFVEGKHPPEKLLVKDGTRWCTDVFDTFIAADQSVSLGEKVKRSYTPAKPSQQVIVIHVYCSEKESVGFISESGVRKCGTLRLDVSGTESTAPRREIQTLMQFGDTEIRAMAVDVSTGRTVKASIDFLSH; translated from the exons ATGAACGAGAGAAAAGCGGCGCCAGAGGACGTGATATCAG ATGCCATGGCAAATCCTTCTCCAGCGAAGAGCATGGGTGACCCTGGGATCACTCCACTgtctccctcacacactcag aATGACACCGAGCAGGTGCAGACGCAGCAGTCCTTTGTGGTGGTCGTGGCCATTGACTTTGGAACCACGTCCAGCGGCTACGCCTACGCCTTCACTAAAGAGCCAGAGTGCATTCACACCATGAG GCGCTGGGAGGGTGGAGACCCTGGTGTGTCCAATCAGAAGACCCCAACCACCATCCTGCTGACTCCAGACAGGAAGTTCCACAGTTTTGGTTATGCAGCTCGTGACTTCTACCACGACCTCGACCCGAGCGAGTCCAAACACTGGCTCTACCTGGAAAAATTCAAAATGAAGCTCCACACCACTGCA AACCTGTCCATCGACACAGATCTTCACGCAGCCAATGGGAAGCGAGTGAAAGCTCTGGATATCTTTGCATATGCACTGGCCTTCTTTAAGGAGCAAGCACTCAAG GAGCTGAGTGATCAGACGGGCGGTGACTTTGATAACAACGATGTCAGATGGGTGATCACAGTTCCTGCCATCTGGAAAATGCCTGCCAAGCAGTTCATGAGGGAAGCTGCTTACAAG TCTGGTCTGGTGTCTCGTGAAAACCCAGAGCAGCTGATCATCGCCTTAGAACCAGAGGCAGCGTCAATCTACTGCCGCAAGCTCCGCCTCCACCAGATGGTGGACCTTGGCACCCAGAACACCCAGAACGGCTTCAGCCCCACTGAAAACGCAGGGAGTGCAACGAGCCAAG CAGCTAAGGAGCATGTTCGGCGCAACCGGCAGAGCCGCACGTTTTTGGTGGAAAATGTCGTAGGAGAGCTTTGGTCGGAGCTGGAAGAAG GTGACCGTTACGTTGTGGTGGACTGTGGTGGAGGAACTGTGGACCTGACTGTTCATCAGATCCGTCTTCCAGAGGGACATTTAAAGGAGCTCTACAAGGCCTCGG GCGGCCCCTACGGCTCCATCGGGATCGACTATGAGTTTGAGAAGCTGCTGTGTAAGATCTTTGGTCAGGATTTCATCGACACATTTAAGATCAAGCGGCCGGCCGCCTGGGTGGACCTGATGATCGCGTTTGAGTCACGGAAGAGAGCGGCAGCCCCCGAACGCACCAACCCCCTCAATATAAACCTGCCGTTCTCCTTCATCGACTACTATAAGAAGTTTCGGGGCCACAGTGTGGAGCACGCCCTGCGCAAGAGCAA TGTGGATTTTGTCAAATGGTCGTCTCAGGGAATGCTGAGGATGAGTCCAGATGCCATGAATTCCCTCTTCAAGCCTACGATAGATCACATCATCCAACATCTGA CCGAGCTCTTCGATAAGCCAGAGGTCAGCGACATTAAGTTCCTCTTCTTAGTGGGAGGTTTTGCTGAGTCACCTTTGCTTCAGCAAGCCGTGCAGAACATGCTCCAGGGCCGCAGCCGCATCATCATTCCCCACGACGTCGGCCTCACCATCCTGAAAGGTGCCGTGCTGTTCGGCCTGGACCCCAGCGTCATCAAAGTCCGCCGCTCGCCGCTCACGTACGGCGTGGGCGTCCTCAATCGCTTCGTGGAGGGCAAACACCCGCCGGAGAAGCTGCTGGTGAAGGACGGCACTCGGTGGTGCACCGACGTTTTCGACACCTTCATCGCCGCTGACCAGTCGGTGTCACTGGGTGAGAAGGTGAAGCGGAGCTACACCCCGGCCAAGCCCTCGCAGCAGGTCATCGTCATCCACGTCTACTGCTCGGAGAAGGAGAGCGTGGGCTTCATCAGCGAGTCTGGAGTCAGGAAGTGTGGGACACTTCGTCTGGACGTCAGCGGAACGGAGAGCACGGCGCCGCGCCGCGAGATCCAGACGCTCATGCAGTTTGGTGACACGGAGATCCGAGCCATGGCCGTGGACGTGTCGACCGGACGCACCGTCAAAGCTAGCATTGACTTCCTGAGCCACTAA